Below is a window of Lacibacter sp. H407 DNA.
CAAAGAACCTGTTTTTCAAATCGGCCCGTTTAAAAAGAATCTGAAAAAGAAGATCAACGAATGGCTGGAGGAAAATGAAGATATGCTCACGAAGATCATGGATCGGGAAATCAATAAAACCGTATCAATGGAGCCGCCATTGGAAAAGGTGTGGAAGGATCTGCAAAAGCCAATTATCATTCACAAAAAGCAACCGAATGTTTGGCTAACGTTCAACTGTGAATCGATTGAAGGAAAAATTGTATTAGGTCCATCAACCATTACCTGTGAAACAAGAGTAAGGGCAACAACAAAAATTATTACTGATACCACTGCAATGCCGGCAGCAAGTCCATTACCAGCCTACCATTTACTAAAAGATGCATCAACCGAATCGGATATTCATTTATATGCCTTCACTTCGTTTGCAGAAATAAATGAGGAATTAAACAGTCAGTTGAAAGAAAAAATATTTAATGCAGAAGGTTATTCTCTGAGTGTAAAAGGTATCAATGCATATGCTTCAGAAGCAGGTCTTTCTATTGAAATACAAACCAGCAGAGATGTGAAAGGAAAATTGATCGCAAGTGGAAAACTGGAATTTGATCCGGAAACGCAGTCATTAATGATCAGGAATTTTGATTATTCCGTAAGCAGTAACAACACACTGGTCAACGCAGGTGATATGCTGTTGCATCAACAGGTAAAAGATACGATTGCTTCCCGTTTGATCATTGGCATGCGTGCTTTGATCGATACTGTTCCTCAACTGGTAGAAACAGCGATTGCGAAAGGAAAGTCGAGCGATAAAATTGACCTTGAGTTTGAGCACCTTGCTGTACACCGTTGTGAAATTTCAATGGGAGCGGAAGGGATTCATTTTATCATTCATGCTGAAGCTACTGCAGGTATTCTGCTGAAGAAATTAAAACCGGGCAAACGGTTACGCATCAAAAAAGCGCAGAAGGAATAACAGAAGAAGCCTTCATAAAGCAGTTAAACGAATGTTGAACCTGCCTGCCGATCCCTTATTTTTACACTATCATGGCGGTTTATTTTTCTTCGTTGAATTCGGGCAGTAATGCCAATTGCTATTATATCGGTAATGGCAACGAGGCAATACTTGTTGATGCAGGGTTATCCTGTAAGGAAACCGAAAAGCGGATGCAGCGGCTTGGGTTGAAGATGGAAAGCCTGAAAGCTGTTTTTATTTCTCACGAACACAGCGATCATATTACCGGCATACAAACACTCAGCAAAAAGTATCAGCTTCCGGTTTACATCACACAAAAAACATTAGCCAATTCAAATCTGGTTCTTGACGAGCAATTCATCCGTTATTTTCGAAAAGATGAAACAATTGCTGTTGGTGGTATGCAGGTAAAATGTTTCAGCAAATCGCATGATGCTGCCGATCCACATAGTTTTATGATCAGCACACAATCAGTTAATATTTCTGTGATCACTGATATTGGTTATCCCTGCAAACAAGTGCTGCATTTTTTCAAGCAAAGCCATGTGTCATTTCTTGAAGCTAATTATTGTGATGATATGTTGGCGAATGGCAGCTATCCTTACTATTTGAAAAAACGTATCAGTGGCGATGAAGGGCATCTGTCCAATAAACAGGCACTTGATCTGTTTTTGCATCACCGTCCGAAACAATTAAGTCACCTCATCTTATCGCATCTTTCAAAAAATAATAACAAGCCCGAGTTGGTTGAGGCGTTGTTTCAACCGCATGCAGGCAACACAACGATTATTGTGGCCTCCCGTTATGAAGAATCTCCTTTGTATAGCATTGATGGAGTAAAGGTGGCAGTTCGCAAATCACTGAAAGCGGGTAATAAGCAAACGAGGAATGAATCGCAGTTGTCGTTATTTTAATTCAGCAGAGAAACAGCATGTACATCAACGTTCATAGTCATCAAGCCGAAATTGTTGCAGGAGTTCTTACAATACAGAATCTGTATAAAAACTTTCCATCCGTTACATCCGATGGTTATTTTTCTGTTGGACTGCACCCCTGGTTCCTCAATGAAGAAACATGGGCGCATGAATTTGGTGAAGTAAAAAAGTGGAGTGTCGAACAACATGTGTTGGCAATTGGTGAAGCAGGTTTAGATAAAGTATGTGAAACGGATATGGAGTTGCAGAAGAAAATATTTGCAGCACATATTCAATGGGCCAACGAGATTCGGAAACCATTGATCGTTCATTGTGTGAGGGCACATGCCGAAGTGATGCAGTTGCTTACAATTCATCAGAATAAAATGCCGGTTATTTTTCATGGGTTTAATAAAAGTAAAGAACTGGCATTGCAGCTTACTTCACATGGATATTATCTGTCGTTTGGCAAAGACATTGAAAAGAGTTCTATAGCAGAGGTAATGACGGCTGTACCAAAGAAGCAACTATTTTTGGAAACAGATAAAAGCGAAATTTCGATACAACAACTCTACACATTGGCAGCTTCCGCTTTTCAGATTCAGGAAGATTCACTTAGTTTGCAACTTTACAAAAATGCAGCCACCGTTTTTGGCGCTGCGCTTACAACAGTATGATGAATGATCTTTCCTGGCTTTCACGCACCAGTTTATTAATCGGCGCAGAAACGCTGCGTGCGCTCACAACCAAACATGTAATGATCGTTGGGTTGGGTGGTGTAGGTTCCTTTGCTGCAGAATTTATTGCCCGTAGCGGTATTGGTATCATGACCATTATTGACGGTGATGTGGTTGATCCAACCAATCGTAATCGTCAGTTGCCTGCATTGGCTACCAACCATGGTGTATCAAAAGCAGAGATCATGGCGGAGCGATTGAAAGCAATCAATCCAGAATTAGAATTGAATGTGGTGAAACAATTTGTGAATCCTGAGATGGTGTTGCAATTGCTTGCAGCAAAGCCGGATTATATTATTGATGCCATTGATAGTGTTACGCCGAAGCTGACATTTATTCGTCTTGCTTATGAAAGTGGATTGCCGTTGGTAAGCAGTATGGGTGCCGGCGCAAAACTGGATCCTACACAATTGAGAGTAGTTGATATTTCCAAAACCTATAACTGTCCGTTTGCTCAACAAGTGCGTAAAACATTGAAGGGACATGGTATTCGTAAAGGCGTAAAAGTTGTGTTTTCACCGGAAGCACCTATCAAAGAAAGTTTGATGTTGACCGATGGAAAAAATTACAAGAAGTCGGCGTATGGTACCATCTCGTATTTACCGGCTGTGTTTGGTGCAGTAACTGCATCGGTTGTGATCAGGGATTTGATTGATAAAATAAAAAGCGAAATAGTTGGTTCATAACTGGCGGTGAGCTTTTCAGTAACTTACAGTATGCAACGAAAAAAAGCAGATGTGGATGTGGTGCGGGATGTGTTACAACAAATGTTGGTCGCAAGGCCCGATTCAACGTTCATTAAAAGTCTTGCATTTCAATATGAAGAGCGTGGTGGATTGAGTAAAAAACAACTGGAGGGTCTACTGCAAAAAGCAGCAAAAGTTCCGGAAGTGCCGGAGCACAAACTTGCTACACTCGAAGCCATCATTCTGAAAAAACCGACGAGAGAACGAGCTGCTGCATCGGCACCTACCGCTTTCTTTACAAAAGATGAAGCGATTGGTGCAGTATTAGATGCAATTCTTGTAAAATATCCTTTACACAAGCAAGTACTGTTCTTAAAAAATAAATACGACAACAACGAAGTTTTATCTTCTGCAGAGATCACCGATCTCAAACGATTGGAAAAAGTATTGAAGAAATAAGATCACTCTTCCCGCAGCACATAAATAGAACAGGCTACAATGGGAGTTGAGTTGCTTACAAATTTTTCATCCCAAAAAATACTGTAAGGTAAAATTCGATCAATGAATGGTTTTGCCATCAGCCGTTGCGGTGTAGACAGAAGCACTGTTGTTCCTTTTCGCATAAACGATACAATTACATTGAATACCGTTTCAAATACCTGTGGTTCGTAATTTATATCGCTGAGCAATAATACATCACACGACAGATCATCGGGTACATTGTTCCAATCAATTACAGTTGCTTTGATATTCGTGAGTTGATTTTTTTCAATCGATTGCTGCATGAGTTCAACTGCAGCGGGCACATGATCGCTGCATACTATTTCTGATGCAAATTGGGCAGCTAAAAGAGAAGGTAATCCCAGGCCTGCTGCCAGTTCCAATACTTTTTTATTTTGCAGCCAATCGGGTTGTGAAGCTATGAATTCGCAAAGTGCATAGGCTGATGGCCACACCTGTGCCCAGTAAGGTGTGGGTGTTGTTGGATCTGTTTGCAGTTGTTTTGTATACCATTGCTGCAATACCAATGGATCGGGAACAATTGCTTTTACTTCGTAATCGCCAAACCGGAACGGTTGAAATGTTGTTTGAAATTCCATTGCTGCAAAGTAAAGGCCTGCGATAATTTTTTGGGAAAGATGTTGATGAAATGTTTTCGTCCTGTGTGAGTGGAGATGTCTCGTGCTTCGACATGACGAGTCTCTGTAAGTTTAGGCTGTTTACAAATACTCAAAATCGTAAGTACGTCATGTCGAGACACGAGACATCTCTCAAATGGAAGACTGCTAAATAATAAAGTTGCAGCCCAAATTTGAAATACTATTCCCAGATCACTTTTCCTTCAACGGCAAACCATTTCGGATAAAACGCCTGATGAATTTTTTCCACCTGGTTTCGTTTTACTTTCATTGTAGGAGTAAGTAATCCATTTTCAATGGTCCAGTTCTCTTTCATTACTACTGCTTTTTCGATCCGTTCATGTTTTTCAAGATGCGGGTTGATAGCAGCCAATGATGCAGCAAGACTTTCACTGATCTCTTCTTTTGTTTTTTGTTTACCAATGTCAGACAATGTAACCAACG
It encodes the following:
- a CDS encoding class I SAM-dependent methyltransferase, which translates into the protein MEFQTTFQPFRFGDYEVKAIVPDPLVLQQWYTKQLQTDPTTPTPYWAQVWPSAYALCEFIASQPDWLQNKKVLELAAGLGLPSLLAAQFASEIVCSDHVPAAVELMQQSIEKNQLTNIKATVIDWNNVPDDLSCDVLLLSDINYEPQVFETVFNVIVSFMRKGTTVLLSTPQRLMAKPFIDRILPYSIFWDEKFVSNSTPIVACSIYVLREE
- a CDS encoding MBL fold metallo-hydrolase, producing MAVYFSSLNSGSNANCYYIGNGNEAILVDAGLSCKETEKRMQRLGLKMESLKAVFISHEHSDHITGIQTLSKKYQLPVYITQKTLANSNLVLDEQFIRYFRKDETIAVGGMQVKCFSKSHDAADPHSFMISTQSVNISVITDIGYPCKQVLHFFKQSHVSFLEANYCDDMLANGSYPYYLKKRISGDEGHLSNKQALDLFLHHRPKQLSHLILSHLSKNNNKPELVEALFQPHAGNTTIIVASRYEESPLYSIDGVKVAVRKSLKAGNKQTRNESQLSLF
- a CDS encoding DUF4403 family protein, which gives rise to MKLAPAISLVFLLALLLQGCNGCFQRSVVVKPQPVTDSITVDLPLSIFNIPVRYDLQNFEIWINQVIKGKFLETVINPLNDKRDEARLILTKTGTIRVSSNGKKLICLVPLQLEAVLLKSRMGKGLTNSADTVLTTVNIELSTPVSLDKNWNLVTAFEIEKLQWIKEPVFQIGPFKKNLKKKINEWLEENEDMLTKIMDREINKTVSMEPPLEKVWKDLQKPIIIHKKQPNVWLTFNCESIEGKIVLGPSTITCETRVRATTKIITDTTAMPAASPLPAYHLLKDASTESDIHLYAFTSFAEINEELNSQLKEKIFNAEGYSLSVKGINAYASEAGLSIEIQTSRDVKGKLIASGKLEFDPETQSLMIRNFDYSVSSNNTLVNAGDMLLHQQVKDTIASRLIIGMRALIDTVPQLVETAIAKGKSSDKIDLEFEHLAVHRCEISMGAEGIHFIIHAEATAGILLKKLKPGKRLRIKKAQKE
- a CDS encoding TatD family hydrolase, which codes for MYINVHSHQAEIVAGVLTIQNLYKNFPSVTSDGYFSVGLHPWFLNEETWAHEFGEVKKWSVEQHVLAIGEAGLDKVCETDMELQKKIFAAHIQWANEIRKPLIVHCVRAHAEVMQLLTIHQNKMPVIFHGFNKSKELALQLTSHGYYLSFGKDIEKSSIAEVMTAVPKKQLFLETDKSEISIQQLYTLAASAFQIQEDSLSLQLYKNAATVFGAALTTV
- a CDS encoding tRNA threonylcarbamoyladenosine dehydratase, translated to MNDLSWLSRTSLLIGAETLRALTTKHVMIVGLGGVGSFAAEFIARSGIGIMTIIDGDVVDPTNRNRQLPALATNHGVSKAEIMAERLKAINPELELNVVKQFVNPEMVLQLLAAKPDYIIDAIDSVTPKLTFIRLAYESGLPLVSSMGAGAKLDPTQLRVVDISKTYNCPFAQQVRKTLKGHGIRKGVKVVFSPEAPIKESLMLTDGKNYKKSAYGTISYLPAVFGAVTASVVIRDLIDKIKSEIVGS